The following coding sequences are from one Pusillimonas sp. DMV24BSW_D window:
- a CDS encoding cysteine hydrolase family protein, producing the protein MSKRAAVIALHYQNEVLHPDGKIRVGVDDEAVRERVIAGAADMLALARERRWPVMHVRIAFRPDYADCPRNTPIFRKTVELGAVKEGDWGTEFLAQLQPLDNEREFIVTHQRLSAFVGTQLDHLLRMLDVRHLVIGGVATHSVVEHTVRDAADRGYEVTIVAQACASGSPELHDAALRSLALVAQVTDVQSLALEKSYSEP; encoded by the coding sequence ATGAGTAAGCGAGCGGCGGTGATCGCCCTGCATTATCAGAACGAAGTTTTGCACCCCGATGGCAAAATTCGAGTGGGGGTGGATGATGAAGCCGTGCGTGAACGCGTTATTGCCGGGGCCGCCGACATGCTTGCCTTGGCAAGGGAACGACGATGGCCGGTGATGCATGTGCGCATCGCGTTTCGCCCGGATTACGCCGATTGCCCGCGCAATACGCCCATTTTTCGCAAAACGGTTGAGTTGGGTGCGGTTAAGGAGGGAGACTGGGGCACCGAGTTCCTGGCGCAATTGCAACCGTTAGACAATGAACGAGAATTTATTGTTACACATCAACGCCTTAGCGCATTTGTCGGAACGCAGCTTGATCATCTGTTGCGCATGCTGGATGTGCGCCATCTTGTTATCGGTGGTGTGGCGACGCATTCTGTTGTTGAGCATACCGTTCGGGACGCCGCTGATCGGGGTTACGAGGTAACCATTGTCGCCCAGGCATGCGCATCGGGCTCGCCCGAGCTGCACGATGCCGCCTTACGTAGTTTGGCGCTGGTTGCTCAGGTGACCGATGTCCAGAGCCTTGCGCTTGAAAAATCTTATAGTGAGCCATAA
- a CDS encoding AraC family transcriptional regulator, producing MQHLENLDLSRLNNHLVFHSDSPSEVRTKLGGILSEHDLTLGHGRVNTTLFQRKLNDISVMKLTYGAEVNIEASPFKGFSLVQTPLSGSFEVEIGGCRKTFGQGDVAVLSPQHHFGLHWQEGSEQLILKVPHHLLFRHFNGAPSRTANAATGFTSPAFKLDGSFNLIWHSLVQQAIDLPNGTGSLNNLWLAHFEQTIALFLLTHQTADAGKPEVSHCIPASNSAFKGNSAPLERMETYIRQRLCAPISLVDLALAAGLSPRSLNALCHKYYGVSPMVLLRNMRLDAVREKLQSCPGANVTRVALDHGFGHLGRFSAYYRERFGELPRDTTSNQFLPCM from the coding sequence GTGCAACACTTGGAAAACCTCGACCTGTCTAGGCTTAACAACCACCTTGTTTTTCACTCCGACTCCCCGTCTGAAGTGCGTACTAAACTGGGCGGCATATTAAGCGAGCACGACCTAACCCTGGGCCACGGCCGGGTGAACACAACACTGTTCCAACGTAAATTAAACGACATCAGTGTCATGAAACTCACCTACGGCGCAGAGGTGAATATAGAGGCCAGCCCGTTCAAAGGATTTTCGCTCGTACAAACCCCTTTAAGCGGCTCATTCGAGGTGGAAATCGGCGGCTGCAGAAAAACCTTCGGCCAGGGGGACGTGGCCGTTTTGTCTCCGCAGCATCATTTCGGTCTTCACTGGCAGGAGGGCAGCGAACAGCTTATTCTTAAAGTCCCCCACCACCTTCTGTTCCGGCATTTCAACGGTGCCCCTTCTCGTACCGCCAATGCCGCCACTGGCTTTACATCACCTGCTTTCAAGCTCGATGGCAGCTTTAATCTGATCTGGCACTCACTGGTTCAACAAGCCATCGACCTCCCCAACGGCACCGGTAGCCTGAATAATTTATGGCTCGCGCACTTCGAACAAACCATTGCGCTGTTCCTGTTAACCCACCAAACCGCCGACGCCGGAAAGCCCGAGGTTTCCCACTGCATTCCGGCATCAAACAGCGCCTTTAAGGGGAACTCAGCCCCACTTGAGCGCATGGAAACTTATATTCGGCAACGCTTGTGTGCACCCATTTCGCTGGTCGACCTGGCGCTGGCAGCGGGCCTAAGCCCCCGTTCGCTTAATGCTTTGTGCCACAAATATTATGGTGTATCGCCCATGGTGTTGCTGCGCAATATGCGGCTGGATGCCGTACGTGAAAAGTTGCAAAGCTGCCCAGGTGCCAATGTCACCCGCGTTGCACTGGATCATGGCTTCGGGCATTTGGGGCGCTTCTCGGCGTACTATCGAGAACGGTTTGGAGAGCTACCCCGTGACACGACAAGCAATCAGTTTTTGCCCTGTATGTAA
- a CDS encoding GFA family protein, translating to MKGLCLCGAIEVSTNDQNKVDVCHCSMCRRWSGGPMFAVHCGPNVSFSGTQKPTTYRSSDWAERGFCPSCGTHLFYHLIPANEYILSAGLFNDDTHFEMRSQIFIDHKPNHYEFANETPTLTEEQVFAKYSQGQ from the coding sequence ATGAAAGGTCTTTGCTTGTGCGGCGCAATTGAAGTTTCCACCAACGACCAAAACAAAGTCGATGTCTGCCACTGCAGTATGTGCCGACGCTGGTCAGGCGGGCCCATGTTCGCCGTACACTGCGGCCCCAATGTTAGTTTCAGCGGCACACAAAAGCCCACCACATATCGATCATCTGACTGGGCCGAAAGGGGCTTCTGCCCTTCCTGTGGGACTCACCTCTTCTACCACTTAATTCCAGCCAACGAATACATTCTCTCTGCCGGGCTTTTCAACGATGACACGCACTTTGAAATGCGCAGTCAGATATTCATTGACCACAAGCCTAACCATTATGAATTTGCCAATGAAACACCGACGCTAACCGAAGAACAAGTGTTTGCGAAATACTCACAAGGACAATAA
- a CDS encoding mechanosensitive ion channel domain-containing protein, translated as MNCRNGEGVFVVQVQALLVCVFFLGLFALAPIAAAQPANPSSVSSSAEKSVSSEGESSSSADTTLSYAVLADLLADEKSRNALITQLRQLADEQPGNKPGADQENAQTQDGGAAQVDSDSSGTSTEAEAQSMEGAAGSLQAFAADMANDFSQTAAMLRGLFAGEGIHEMSAAQWKSRWLSLVLVIVSTLVAFGVFRLAALSFFRRLDAWVERNQASKPNKRSAQLMPRVGAAAGALAIDAVTILLAALAGYGLSLFIQEKWQIPSLLGLLFVSAFVAIELARSLCRVVFAERHPHLRLWRMSDTQAKYWSGWLQRIISITGYGMLVAVPVVQQMLTQSMGRIVGLFIMLGVYVYAVRVIWRNRHDVRVRIEQCAETASNAFFATLYRIAGRLWHWVGLAYFTALLVATQADQQNALPFITEATLRTLVVAGVATLIAAMLSSLLARKITLSDDIRSRLPLLESRLNSYVPGAIRLLRGVILVIAVLLILDAWRAFSLSEWLYSAQGRAAIAGIVHVAVILLFAMGIWTVVASIIESKLNDDPSNGTTERQKTLLLLFRSAALAVIVTMTVLIVLSQIGVDIGPLIAGAGVIGLAVGFGAQKLVQDIITGVFIQLENGMNHNDVVEVAGIFGTVEKITVRTVGIRTLDGGYHLIPFSAIDKVSNHMRDFGYHYGEYIIAYGADVDEAIGLLYEAFDELMQDPELAGMVLDKIDIPGVTSLHERGYNIRVLIKTIPGMQWAVQRGFNRLVRKRFAEAGIDLPYPQTVLHFGKPQPGDIDLQTLGGRLQGEQPSAAASKPFNPQTQGPVPSGPDVGGGPDR; from the coding sequence GTGAATTGTCGCAACGGTGAGGGCGTTTTCGTCGTCCAGGTGCAGGCTTTATTGGTTTGTGTTTTTTTTCTAGGTCTTTTTGCGTTGGCGCCCATTGCAGCGGCCCAACCGGCAAATCCTTCCAGTGTGTCCAGTTCGGCCGAAAAGTCGGTGTCGTCTGAAGGCGAGTCGTCGTCATCGGCCGATACCACGCTTTCGTATGCTGTGTTGGCCGATTTGCTTGCAGACGAAAAGTCACGTAATGCCTTGATAACACAGCTTCGGCAATTGGCAGACGAGCAACCGGGGAATAAGCCCGGGGCTGATCAAGAAAATGCGCAGACTCAAGACGGCGGGGCGGCCCAAGTCGATTCTGATTCCTCCGGTACGTCCACTGAGGCTGAGGCACAATCAATGGAAGGCGCTGCCGGTTCTCTGCAAGCATTTGCCGCCGATATGGCCAATGACTTTTCCCAAACGGCCGCCATGCTTCGTGGGTTATTTGCCGGCGAAGGCATTCATGAGATGAGTGCGGCGCAATGGAAATCGCGTTGGTTGAGTTTGGTGCTGGTAATCGTGAGTACCTTGGTGGCCTTTGGTGTGTTTCGCTTGGCCGCATTGTCGTTTTTCCGCCGGCTGGACGCATGGGTTGAGCGTAACCAGGCGTCCAAGCCAAATAAGCGCTCAGCCCAGCTCATGCCACGTGTTGGTGCGGCTGCAGGTGCGCTGGCCATCGATGCCGTGACGATCCTCTTGGCAGCTTTGGCAGGTTATGGACTATCTTTGTTCATCCAAGAGAAATGGCAGATACCCTCCCTATTGGGTTTGCTCTTTGTCAGCGCTTTCGTTGCCATTGAACTTGCACGGTCGCTATGCCGCGTGGTGTTTGCCGAACGGCATCCCCATTTACGTCTGTGGCGAATGAGCGATACACAAGCCAAATATTGGAGTGGATGGCTGCAACGCATTATTAGTATTACTGGCTACGGCATGCTGGTGGCGGTACCGGTTGTGCAGCAAATGTTAACGCAGTCCATGGGTCGAATTGTTGGTCTGTTTATTATGCTTGGCGTTTATGTATATGCCGTGCGTGTTATTTGGCGCAACCGGCACGATGTGCGCGTGCGAATCGAGCAATGTGCCGAGACGGCCTCTAATGCATTCTTCGCAACGCTGTATCGCATCGCGGGTCGATTATGGCATTGGGTTGGGTTGGCGTACTTTACCGCCTTGCTGGTTGCCACGCAGGCCGACCAACAAAATGCATTGCCTTTCATTACCGAGGCGACATTGCGCACTTTGGTGGTGGCGGGGGTCGCCACCTTGATTGCTGCAATGCTTTCATCATTGCTGGCCCGCAAAATCACGCTTTCGGATGACATTCGAAGCCGGCTTCCTTTGCTTGAGTCACGTCTGAATTCTTATGTGCCCGGCGCGATCCGCCTATTGCGAGGCGTGATTCTGGTGATTGCCGTTTTGTTGATTCTCGACGCCTGGCGCGCCTTTAGCCTTTCTGAATGGTTGTATTCCGCGCAAGGGAGGGCTGCCATCGCGGGCATCGTGCATGTGGCCGTGATTTTGCTGTTTGCCATGGGGATCTGGACGGTTGTTGCCAGCATTATTGAAAGTAAGCTGAATGATGATCCGTCTAACGGGACGACTGAACGACAAAAGACGTTGCTCCTATTGTTCCGAAGCGCTGCCCTGGCTGTGATCGTGACCATGACGGTGCTCATTGTGCTGTCGCAAATTGGCGTGGATATCGGCCCATTAATTGCCGGCGCGGGTGTCATTGGTTTGGCGGTTGGCTTTGGCGCGCAAAAGCTCGTACAAGACATTATTACCGGGGTTTTCATCCAGCTTGAGAATGGCATGAACCACAATGATGTGGTTGAAGTGGCTGGCATTTTCGGTACGGTTGAGAAAATTACCGTGCGCACGGTGGGTATCCGTACGTTGGATGGCGGCTACCACTTAATTCCTTTCTCGGCCATCGACAAAGTGTCTAACCATATGCGTGATTTTGGCTACCATTATGGTGAATATATTATTGCCTATGGTGCCGACGTGGACGAAGCGATCGGCTTGTTGTACGAGGCGTTTGACGAACTGATGCAGGACCCCGAGCTAGCCGGCATGGTGCTCGACAAAATCGACATTCCCGGCGTGACCTCTTTGCACGAACGTGGTTACAACATCCGTGTGTTGATCAAGACCATTCCAGGAATGCAGTGGGCGGTGCAACGTGGCTTCAACAGGCTGGTGCGCAAGCGTTTCGCCGAGGCCGGTATTGATCTGCCCTATCCGCAAACGGTACTGCATTTTGGGAAGCCTCAGCCGGGCGATATTGACCTCCAGACACTGGGTGGTCGGCTGCAAGGCGAGCAGCCGAGTGCCGCAGCGTCAAAACCGTTTAATCCTCAAACACAGGGCCCGGTCCCGTCGGGCCCGGATGTTGGTGGTGGGCCTGATCGCTAA
- a CDS encoding acylphosphatase: MQKLHSFDNVETVNVTVTGRVQGVGFRAATVRQAHLLKLTGWVRNNHDGSVEALLQGPHDVIDQMLSWLLMGPPPARVDQIDTNEVVTERRFDRFEQI, from the coding sequence ATGCAAAAACTTCATTCCTTCGACAACGTTGAAACAGTTAACGTAACGGTAACCGGCCGCGTACAAGGTGTGGGCTTCAGGGCTGCCACCGTGCGTCAAGCGCACCTCTTGAAGCTAACCGGCTGGGTTCGCAATAATCACGACGGTTCAGTTGAAGCGTTGCTGCAAGGGCCACACGACGTCATCGACCAAATGTTGTCGTGGTTGTTAATGGGCCCGCCCCCGGCGCGTGTCGATCAAATCGACACAAATGAAGTTGTTACTGAGCGACGTTTCGACCGGTTCGAGCAAATTTAG
- a CDS encoding ArsR/SmtB family transcription factor has translation MKKRILKDLLYEQVARIGKATSSPKRLELLELLAQEEKSVEVLADELSITIKLASAHLKVLKEARLVTTRKDGKFVYYRLAGPDVGRLWVTLRSVAHEHLAELRVALDTISSAPDKLATCDRKALMAQAKRGEIIVIDVRPSAEFEHAHLPFARSMPLSEIANRLNELPKDTEIVAYCRGPFCLFAQEATQLLQNHGYTATTLSDGVAEWQSAGMPLKHAKTPAF, from the coding sequence ATGAAAAAACGTATACTGAAAGACCTTCTTTATGAACAGGTTGCCCGAATCGGCAAGGCAACTTCAAGCCCCAAGCGGCTGGAGCTGCTGGAACTGCTTGCGCAAGAAGAAAAGTCGGTCGAAGTTCTGGCCGATGAACTCTCTATTACCATCAAACTTGCCAGTGCACATTTAAAAGTGCTTAAGGAAGCCCGTCTGGTTACCACCCGCAAAGACGGCAAGTTTGTGTACTACCGCCTGGCCGGCCCCGACGTGGGGCGCCTGTGGGTAACCCTGCGCAGCGTCGCCCACGAACATTTGGCAGAGCTACGCGTCGCGCTTGACACCATTTCATCAGCTCCCGACAAACTCGCCACATGCGACCGAAAAGCGCTGATGGCACAAGCAAAACGCGGTGAAATCATCGTCATTGATGTACGGCCAAGCGCCGAGTTCGAACACGCCCATTTGCCGTTTGCCCGTTCCATGCCCCTAAGCGAGATAGCCAACCGCCTTAACGAACTGCCGAAAGACACAGAAATCGTAGCCTACTGTCGCGGCCCCTTTTGTCTGTTCGCACAAGAGGCAACGCAGCTCCTGCAAAATCATGGCTACACCGCCACAACGCTCTCCGACGGCGTGGCCGAATGGCAATCGGCCGGTATGCCGCTTAAACACGCAAAAACACCTGCTTTTTAA
- a CDS encoding MBL fold metallo-hydrolase, which yields MAVAVDVVAGDEDWFIEQAEQANVRIAYVIDTHIHADHYSGGKALAKRVGASYCLHESARSVVKFEYTPLSNEQVLKLGNVNIQVLHTPGHTLDSMCLLVSDARRGPDPWFVITGDTLFVGATGRPDLAGQEQEMAGMLYDSLHEKLLNLPSELEIFPGHQAGSACGAGLSGKPSSTIGFEKRCNALLTMDRRSFIQALTADMPERPANMNQIMTANIAP from the coding sequence ATGGCTGTGGCCGTCGACGTGGTAGCAGGTGACGAGGATTGGTTCATCGAACAAGCCGAACAAGCCAATGTACGAATCGCCTACGTCATCGACACGCATATTCACGCCGATCATTATTCAGGAGGCAAAGCCCTGGCCAAGCGCGTTGGCGCTTCATACTGTTTGCACGAAAGCGCGCGCTCGGTCGTCAAGTTTGAATACACACCCTTATCAAACGAACAAGTCCTTAAGCTGGGCAACGTCAACATCCAGGTTCTGCACACGCCGGGGCACACACTAGACAGCATGTGCTTGCTCGTGTCGGATGCCCGGCGCGGCCCGGACCCCTGGTTCGTCATCACCGGTGACACCCTCTTTGTAGGTGCAACCGGGCGCCCCGACCTTGCCGGACAAGAACAGGAAATGGCGGGCATGCTGTACGACAGCCTGCATGAAAAACTGTTGAACCTTCCATCCGAACTGGAGATTTTCCCGGGCCATCAGGCGGGTAGCGCATGTGGCGCGGGGCTCTCCGGAAAACCCTCTTCAACCATCGGCTTTGAAAAACGCTGTAACGCGCTACTGACAATGGACCGCCGGAGTTTTATTCAGGCGCTTACGGCCGATATGCCCGAACGTCCCGCGAACATGAACCAAATCATGACTGCCAATATTGCACCGTGA
- a CDS encoding MFS transporter → MKHGIQHNKSQFFHQLLQVLFVGLTIGMTRTVIPALAESDFGVPKNSFLLLSSFVVAFGIVKGMMNFVAGGLSDRIGRKHVLALGWLVALPIPIMIWYASNWNWIVAATILLGVNQGLTWSMTQTSKLDITRPEERGLTLGLNEFSGYVGVALAGIVTAYMASYWGPREGILIFGLVIIIVALVLTQLWVKDTLAWTKVEINPHQPASAQISPYSHPKGVSETLSTKEIFILTSWRDRRLMALSQAGSVEKFVDALVWVFYPAFLYQNGVSLTDIGWIIGCYGLVWGGSQLFTGTLSDRIGRHGLNVWGMWVCGAGVAGMMLGHGVTWWAACAAVSGFGMALLYPNLSAAVADIAHPSWRGTAIGIYRFWRDLGYGIGALGLGLAAHFTGHMEPAFWFVAVCMFVSGLILWWLGEETHPLHK, encoded by the coding sequence ATGAAACACGGCATTCAACACAATAAATCCCAGTTCTTTCACCAACTCTTGCAGGTACTTTTCGTGGGTCTCACCATTGGCATGACCCGCACAGTGATCCCCGCGTTGGCCGAATCCGATTTCGGCGTTCCCAAAAACTCGTTCCTTTTGCTCAGTTCATTTGTCGTCGCCTTCGGCATCGTTAAAGGCATGATGAATTTTGTTGCCGGGGGGCTATCCGACCGCATTGGCCGCAAACACGTACTGGCTTTGGGCTGGCTTGTAGCCTTACCTATTCCCATTATGATTTGGTACGCATCCAACTGGAACTGGATTGTGGCGGCCACGATATTGCTGGGGGTTAACCAAGGATTAACCTGGTCGATGACCCAAACATCAAAACTCGATATCACCCGCCCCGAAGAGCGCGGCCTCACCTTAGGGCTGAATGAATTTTCCGGCTATGTGGGCGTAGCGCTTGCGGGTATTGTGACGGCCTACATGGCGTCATACTGGGGGCCGCGTGAAGGAATACTGATTTTTGGGTTGGTCATTATTATTGTCGCGTTGGTACTTACCCAACTATGGGTTAAAGACACACTGGCTTGGACCAAAGTTGAAATCAACCCACATCAACCTGCATCTGCGCAAATATCGCCATACAGCCACCCTAAAGGCGTCTCGGAAACACTATCGACCAAAGAAATTTTTATCCTTACCAGTTGGCGGGATCGCCGTCTAATGGCGCTAAGCCAAGCCGGCTCGGTCGAGAAATTTGTTGACGCCCTGGTGTGGGTTTTCTACCCGGCGTTTTTATATCAGAACGGTGTCAGCCTAACGGACATCGGTTGGATAATTGGCTGCTATGGGCTGGTTTGGGGCGGCTCACAATTATTCACCGGCACACTTTCCGACCGCATAGGCAGGCACGGCTTGAACGTTTGGGGCATGTGGGTGTGCGGTGCCGGTGTGGCCGGCATGATGCTGGGTCATGGCGTGACCTGGTGGGCTGCATGCGCCGCCGTTTCAGGCTTCGGCATGGCTTTACTGTACCCCAACCTTTCGGCGGCGGTAGCGGATATCGCCCATCCATCGTGGCGCGGCACCGCCATCGGCATTTACCGCTTCTGGCGTGATCTAGGCTACGGCATCGGAGCATTAGGACTGGGCCTGGCCGCCCATTTCACCGGCCATATGGAGCCCGCGTTCTGGTTTGTGGCGGTATGTATGTTCGTATCCGGCTTGATACTGTGGTGGCTGGGTGAAGAAACGCATCCGCTTCATAAGTAA